One stretch of Bacillus sp. SM2101 DNA includes these proteins:
- a CDS encoding geobacillin-26 family protein (This protein is homologous to geobacillin 26, a large bacteriocin (245 amino acids) that was found in the thermophile Geobacillus sp. 15, and that has an unknown mechanism of action.) translates to MKKVKLLVSVALITIFAFIMPLAHANAQSVTSVPLPKEGTEMIFEDGVSAKILVDNAKERVVETEDESNIYVVSYNKDSQEMTFETYDLDRNLLKTESLDEYATAEEEVTEGKLPALEKSLVSSTLSADLVRKNTLNDVYGYWVYNNVPSGYVWVLKLRTGVSKNPIETTNNKTDLFAFKASVDTFMKNKDDIVQKVGTGIISTIASLYLVPELVWSKTLAALLTIVSSAIAYSEGKAMYNAYQDSIFYFDRVSIS, encoded by the coding sequence ATGAAAAAGGTAAAATTATTAGTTTCTGTTGCTTTAATAACGATATTTGCATTTATCATGCCCTTAGCACATGCTAATGCCCAATCCGTTACGAGTGTTCCACTTCCTAAAGAAGGAACTGAGATGATTTTTGAGGATGGTGTTAGTGCTAAAATACTTGTTGATAATGCAAAGGAAAGAGTAGTAGAAACAGAGGACGAATCCAATATATATGTGGTATCATATAATAAAGATAGTCAAGAAATGACATTTGAAACCTATGATTTAGACAGAAATTTATTAAAAACGGAATCACTTGATGAATATGCTACTGCAGAGGAAGAAGTAACTGAAGGCAAACTCCCAGCTCTTGAGAAGTCCTTAGTTTCTTCGACTCTATCTGCAGATCTAGTAAGAAAGAATACATTAAATGACGTATATGGTTATTGGGTTTATAATAATGTTCCATCAGGTTATGTTTGGGTTCTCAAGTTACGAACGGGTGTTTCAAAAAACCCAATAGAAACAACTAATAACAAAACAGATTTATTTGCCTTTAAAGCTTCTGTTGATACATTCATGAAAAATAAAGATGATATAGTTCAGAAAGTAGGTACTGGTATAATTTCTACAATTGCCTCACTATACCTTGTTCCAGAACTAGTTTGGTCTAAGACGTTAGCTGCTTTATTAACAATTGTTTCATCGGCGATAGCCTACTCAGAAGGAAAGGCAATGTATAATGCCTATCAGGACTCTATTTTCTACTTTGATAGAGTATCTATCTCTTAA